A region from the Geobacter benzoatilyticus genome encodes:
- the ltrA gene encoding group II intron reverse transcriptase/maturase: MARIVSRGNMMVAYSRVMRNKGAPGVDEMPVTALKGYLQTEWPRIREELLAGKYHPQPVRKVEIPKPGGGTRMLGIPTVLDRLIQQAMHQVLSPLFDPDFSEHSYGFRPGRSAQQAVKAAQKHVESGLRWVVDIDLEKFFDRVHHDTLMSLVKRKARDRVVLLLIDRYLKAGILERGLTTARSEGTPQGGPLSPLLSNILLDELDKELETRGHKFCRYADDANIYVATRTSGERVMASITNYLSERLKLAVNRSKSAVDRPWNRVFLSYSMTRHYKPRLTVAKKAVTRFKAGLRKVLRQGKGKNIQTTIEETNPKVRGWLNYFRYSEVKGIFEELDGWLRRKLRRILWKQWKRSYTRAKNLMRRGLSERNAWQSATNGRGPWWNAGAVHMRLATPKSYFDKLGLVSLMDQFHRLQHAS, from the coding sequence ATGGCGAGAATCGTCAGTCGCGGCAACATGATGGTGGCCTACTCACGGGTAATGCGCAACAAGGGAGCCCCCGGTGTCGATGAGATGCCGGTAACGGCCCTGAAAGGTTACCTGCAAACGGAGTGGCCGCGCATCAGAGAAGAACTGCTGGCGGGCAAGTATCACCCGCAACCGGTACGGAAGGTAGAAATTCCCAAACCGGGAGGTGGCACAAGGATGCTGGGCATACCCACCGTCCTTGACCGCCTCATCCAGCAGGCAATGCATCAGGTACTGAGTCCGCTGTTCGATCCCGATTTCTCCGAACACTCCTACGGGTTCCGTCCGGGCAGGAGCGCCCAACAAGCAGTAAAGGCAGCTCAGAAGCATGTAGAGAGCGGCCTCAGATGGGTGGTCGATATTGACTTGGAGAAGTTCTTCGACCGTGTTCACCACGACACACTGATGTCGCTGGTAAAACGCAAAGCAAGGGACCGTGTGGTGCTGTTGCTGATCGACAGATACCTCAAGGCCGGGATACTCGAAAGAGGATTGACGACGGCGCGTTCGGAGGGCACCCCGCAAGGGGGGCCGCTGTCGCCGCTTCTGTCCAATATCCTCCTCGACGAACTGGATAAGGAGTTGGAAACAAGAGGTCATAAGTTCTGCCGCTACGCGGACGACGCGAATATCTACGTTGCCACGCGAACAAGCGGTGAGCGGGTAATGGCCTCCATCACCAACTACCTGTCCGAGCGGCTCAAGCTCGCGGTCAACCGGAGCAAAAGTGCGGTGGACCGCCCCTGGAACAGGGTGTTTCTGAGCTATAGCATGACCCGGCACTACAAGCCACGGTTAACCGTAGCGAAGAAAGCTGTTACGAGGTTCAAGGCAGGACTCAGGAAAGTCCTCAGACAGGGAAAGGGTAAGAACATCCAAACCACCATCGAGGAAACGAACCCCAAAGTAAGGGGTTGGCTGAACTACTTCAGGTATTCCGAGGTAAAAGGCATCTTCGAAGAACTTGACGGATGGCTCAGGCGGAAACTGCGACGGATTCTCTGGAAACAGTGGAAGCGGTCTTATACCAGAGCAAAGAACCTGATGCGGCGAGGGCTATCGGAGAGAAACGCCTGGCAGTCTGCCACAAACGGCCGCGGCCCCTGGTGGAATGCAGGGGCCGTGCACATGCGTCTGGCAACTCCGAAATCCTACTTCGACAAACTGGGGCTGGTATCCCTCATGGACCAGTTTCACCGACTTCAACACGCTTCATGA
- the ltrA gene encoding group II intron reverse transcriptase/maturase, which produces MARIVSRGNMMVAYSRVMRNKGAPGVDEMPVTALKGYLQTEWPRIREELLAGKYHPQPVRKVEIPKPGGGTRMLGIPTVLDRLIQQAMHQVLSPLFDPDFSEHSYGFRPGRSAQQAVKAAQKHVESGLRWVVDIDLEKFFDRVHHDTLMSLVKRKARDRVVLLLIDRYLKAGILERGLTTARSEGTPQGGPLSPLLSNILLDELDKELETRGHKFCRYADDANIYVATRTSGERVMASITNYLSERLKLAVNRSKSAVDRPWNRVFLSYSMTRHYKPRLTVAKKAVTRFKAGLRKVLRQGKGKNIQTTIEETNPKVRGWLNYFRYSEVKGIFEELDGWLRRKLRRILWKQWKRSYTRAKNLMRRGLSERNAWQSATNGRGPWWNAGAVHMRLATPKTYFDKLGLVSLMDQFHRLQHAS; this is translated from the coding sequence ATGGCGAGAATCGTCAGTCGCGGCAACATGATGGTGGCCTACTCACGGGTAATGCGCAACAAGGGAGCCCCCGGTGTCGATGAGATGCCGGTAACGGCCCTGAAAGGTTACCTGCAAACGGAGTGGCCGCGCATCAGAGAAGAACTGCTGGCGGGCAAGTATCACCCGCAACCGGTACGGAAGGTAGAAATTCCCAAACCGGGAGGTGGCACAAGGATGCTGGGCATACCCACCGTCCTTGACCGCCTCATCCAGCAGGCAATGCATCAGGTACTGAGTCCGCTGTTCGATCCCGATTTCTCCGAACACTCCTACGGGTTCCGTCCGGGCAGGAGCGCCCAACAAGCAGTAAAGGCAGCTCAGAAGCATGTAGAGAGCGGCCTCAGATGGGTGGTCGATATTGACTTGGAGAAGTTCTTCGACCGTGTTCACCACGACACACTGATGTCGCTGGTAAAACGCAAAGCAAGGGACCGTGTGGTGCTGTTGCTGATCGACAGATACCTCAAGGCCGGGATACTCGAAAGAGGATTGACGACGGCGCGTTCGGAGGGCACCCCGCAAGGGGGGCCGCTGTCGCCGCTTCTGTCCAATATCCTCCTCGACGAACTGGATAAGGAGTTGGAAACAAGAGGTCATAAGTTCTGCCGCTACGCGGACGACGCGAATATCTACGTTGCCACGCGAACAAGCGGTGAGCGGGTAATGGCCTCCATCACCAACTACCTGTCCGAGCGGCTCAAGCTCGCGGTCAACCGGAGCAAAAGTGCGGTGGACCGCCCCTGGAACAGGGTGTTTCTGAGCTATAGCATGACCCGGCACTACAAGCCACGGTTAACCGTAGCGAAGAAAGCTGTTACGAGGTTCAAGGCAGGACTCAGGAAAGTCCTCAGACAGGGAAAGGGTAAGAACATCCAAACCACCATCGAGGAAACGAACCCCAAAGTAAGGGGTTGGCTGAACTACTTCAGGTATTCCGAGGTAAAAGGCATCTTCGAAGAACTTGACGGATGGCTCAGGCGGAAACTGCGACGGATTCTCTGGAAACAGTGGAAGCGGTCTTATACCAGAGCAAAGAACCTGATGCGGCGAGGGCTATCGGAGAGAAACGCCTGGCAGTCTGCCACAAACGGCCGCGGCCCCTGGTGGAATGCAGGGGCCGTGCACATGCGTCTGGCAACTCCGAAAACCTACTTCGACAAACTGGGGCTGGTATCCCTCATGGACCAGTTTCACCGACTTCAACACGCTTCATGA
- a CDS encoding DUF2201 family putative metallopeptidase: MSYQDIENAIVRMLKRKPFYGSFLLGLRRVAGNGGYPLGVTVRDGVPTMAVNAPLFGAEPPLVQEALLEHGIKHLIHLHMFRRKERNNHDWDIACDLAINPSIENLPADALLPGAFKMEEGLAAEEYYALLVDPFDTGSMKGYGTGKASRDSGGKTDAGEEVDQSAPTADDHSLWEDADATPMRLAEEVIKGMVRDAFRACDGEVPGDIRQVVEGMLAPSPIPWHQVLRQFVAAAGRTGRQTTWMKEHRRFAHMTPGIRKKRRLNLLVGIDVSDSTNIIELREAFARELVRISRGREARITVLYANSRIQRIDSFRGSLQVAEIYEGGGFTDLRPVFEYARTMHPLPAAIIYLTDGVGPAPERMEFPTLWVLTQEGEQPVPWGVEVRLEV; encoded by the coding sequence ATGTCCTATCAGGATATCGAAAACGCCATCGTAAGAATGTTGAAGCGCAAGCCGTTCTACGGCAGTTTTCTCCTGGGGCTGCGCCGGGTAGCGGGGAACGGCGGATATCCCCTCGGGGTGACCGTAAGGGACGGGGTGCCGACCATGGCGGTAAACGCGCCCCTGTTCGGAGCCGAGCCCCCACTTGTGCAGGAAGCGCTCCTGGAACACGGGATCAAACATCTGATTCACCTTCACATGTTCCGCCGCAAGGAACGAAACAACCACGACTGGGATATCGCGTGCGACCTGGCCATAAACCCTTCCATTGAGAACCTTCCCGCCGACGCTCTCCTTCCGGGGGCGTTCAAGATGGAAGAAGGACTCGCCGCCGAAGAGTACTACGCGCTCCTTGTCGACCCTTTCGATACGGGCAGCATGAAGGGATACGGCACGGGAAAAGCCTCCCGCGACAGCGGCGGAAAAACCGACGCAGGCGAAGAAGTGGACCAATCGGCGCCGACGGCTGACGACCACTCCCTGTGGGAAGATGCCGATGCCACGCCTATGCGCCTTGCCGAAGAGGTTATAAAGGGGATGGTGCGCGATGCATTCCGGGCCTGCGATGGCGAAGTGCCGGGCGACATCCGGCAGGTGGTGGAAGGTATGCTTGCCCCTTCGCCCATCCCCTGGCACCAGGTGCTGCGGCAATTCGTAGCAGCGGCGGGTAGAACCGGACGGCAAACGACCTGGATGAAGGAGCATCGCCGCTTTGCCCACATGACTCCCGGCATCCGGAAAAAGCGGCGCTTGAACCTTCTGGTGGGAATCGACGTGAGCGACTCAACCAATATCATAGAGTTGCGGGAAGCCTTCGCCCGGGAACTCGTCCGGATATCCCGGGGGCGGGAAGCACGTATCACAGTTCTCTATGCCAATAGCCGCATCCAGCGGATCGACAGCTTCAGGGGGTCGCTACAGGTAGCCGAAATTTATGAAGGTGGAGGCTTCACCGACCTGCGGCCGGTCTTCGAGTATGCGCGGACCATGCATCCGCTTCCTGCGGCGATAATCTACCTTACCGACGGCGTCGGTCCGGCGCCCGAACGAATGGAATTTCCCACCCTATGGGTGCTGACGCAGGAAGGAGAGCAACCTGTGCCCTGGGGGGTGGAGGTCAGACTGGAGGTATGA
- a CDS encoding YqaA family protein produces MEQLLATHGLPALFCMSFLAATLVPIGSEWLLVTLLLKHHDPTLAVGVATAGNFLGACTTYAVGMWGGPFLVRKVLRIDAATERRAEGLYARYGSWSLLFSWLPVIGDPLCLMGGILRTGFGRFSLLVASGKLARYAFIAWATVEGM; encoded by the coding sequence ATGGAGCAGCTACTGGCAACCCACGGCCTGCCGGCCCTTTTCTGCATGAGCTTTCTCGCCGCCACCCTGGTACCAATCGGCTCGGAATGGCTTCTGGTGACGCTCCTCCTCAAGCACCACGACCCGACGCTGGCGGTGGGCGTGGCGACAGCCGGCAACTTCCTCGGGGCATGCACCACTTACGCCGTCGGAATGTGGGGAGGCCCCTTTCTGGTGCGGAAGGTCCTGAGAATCGACGCAGCAACAGAACGCCGGGCCGAAGGTCTCTACGCCCGTTACGGTTCATGGTCGTTACTCTTTTCCTGGCTGCCGGTCATCGGCGATCCCCTTTGCCTCATGGGGGGGATCCTGCGGACCGGCTTCGGCAGGTTCTCGCTCCTGGTGGCAAGCGGAAAGCTGGCCCGTTACGCCTTCATCGCCTGGGCGACCGTAGAGGGGATGTGA
- the aroF gene encoding 3-deoxy-7-phosphoheptulonate synthase produces MIIVMKAGATKKDRDEAIKRIKELGYKPHVIHGTTRAVIGAVGDERGKLVLQSIESMHGVESVVPILKPYKLASKEVKVEPSVIRISDTVSIGGKEIIVMAGPCSVEGEEQIIETAKAVKAAGAHVLRGGAFKPRTSPYSFQGLEEEGLKLLAKARDITGLPIVTEVVNPETADLVAEYADILQIGARNAQNFALLKKVGQLKRPVLLKRGMSMTIQEFLMSAEYVMSEGNQSVILCERGIRTFETATRNTLDLSAIPVLKGVTHLPVIADPSHGTGNYHYVAPMALAAVAAGADGLIIEVHPDPERASSDGPQSLKPKKFDALMAKLKLVAESVDRTV; encoded by the coding sequence ATGATTATCGTGATGAAAGCGGGAGCGACAAAAAAGGATCGGGACGAGGCAATCAAGAGGATCAAGGAGCTGGGATACAAGCCCCATGTGATTCACGGCACGACTAGGGCTGTCATTGGGGCCGTGGGGGATGAGCGGGGGAAGCTGGTGCTCCAGAGCATCGAGTCGATGCATGGCGTGGAAAGCGTCGTGCCGATCCTCAAGCCCTACAAGCTTGCCTCTAAAGAGGTTAAGGTGGAGCCGAGCGTCATCAGGATCAGCGATACGGTGAGCATCGGCGGCAAGGAGATTATTGTCATGGCCGGCCCCTGCTCGGTCGAGGGGGAAGAGCAGATCATCGAGACGGCCAAAGCGGTGAAGGCGGCCGGCGCTCACGTGCTGCGCGGCGGGGCATTCAAACCCCGGACGTCGCCCTATTCCTTCCAGGGGCTGGAGGAGGAGGGGTTGAAGCTCCTGGCCAAGGCCAGGGATATTACCGGGCTTCCCATTGTTACCGAGGTGGTGAATCCCGAGACGGCGGATCTCGTGGCCGAATATGCGGATATCCTCCAGATCGGCGCCCGCAATGCCCAGAACTTTGCCCTGCTGAAAAAGGTGGGGCAGTTGAAACGGCCGGTGCTCCTGAAGCGCGGCATGTCCATGACCATCCAGGAATTCCTCATGAGCGCCGAATACGTCATGAGCGAGGGTAACCAGTCGGTGATCCTCTGCGAGCGAGGAATCCGCACCTTCGAGACCGCCACCCGCAATACCCTTGACCTGTCCGCCATCCCGGTTCTCAAGGGGGTCACCCATCTTCCGGTGATCGCCGATCCTTCGCACGGAACCGGCAACTACCACTATGTTGCCCCCATGGCGCTGGCTGCCGTTGCCGCCGGGGCCGATGGTCTCATAATCGAGGTGCATCCGGACCCGGAGCGCGCTTCCTCCGACGGTCCCCAGTCCCTCAAGCCCAAGAAGTTCGATGCCCTCATGGCGAAGCTGAAACTAGTGGCAGAGTCGGTGGATCGCACGGTCTGA
- a CDS encoding PAS domain-containing sensor histidine kinase: MDHQLRMLILEDSEDDLLLLLREVRRGGVDPIYERTETAEGMRALLDSREWDVVIADYNMPRFGAMAALEIVKERELDIPFIIVSGKIGEDLAVAAMKAGAHDYLMKGNLSRLVPAIEREVREADERRRRRQAEETIRTQFNQISTIFDSLNALVYVMDIDTCQLLYLNKYGTQLFGEDWEGRRYDELIQGANPLPCDLCTNDKLLEDGKALPPYIWEYQHVTSGQWYQCIDKAIRWTDGRLVRMEIAIDITERKEMERMKDEMISAVSHEMHTPLTAMMGFAEFLMENDVAREQQINCLQTIHKETERLSELINNFLQLQRLKASMVKFKIMPVSLGLLLADAASLYSAASKKHRIVVECPTDLPQVRGNEEQLYQVATNLISNAIKYSPEEGSVTLGGKADGDKVVIWVRDEGIGIAPELQEKIFERFFRVDNTDRRKVGGAGLGLTLVREIVAAHGGRVWVESALGAGSTFYVALPAIP, encoded by the coding sequence ATGGACCATCAGCTGCGGATGCTTATACTTGAAGACTCTGAAGACGACCTGCTCCTCCTGCTGCGGGAAGTGCGCCGCGGCGGAGTTGATCCCATCTACGAGCGAACCGAAACCGCCGAAGGGATGCGCGCCCTTCTCGACTCCCGGGAATGGGATGTGGTTATCGCCGACTACAACATGCCCCGGTTCGGAGCCATGGCCGCCCTGGAAATCGTGAAGGAACGGGAACTCGACATCCCTTTCATCATCGTTTCCGGCAAGATCGGCGAAGACCTGGCAGTGGCCGCCATGAAAGCCGGCGCCCACGACTATCTCATGAAGGGGAACCTCTCGCGGCTCGTGCCGGCCATCGAGCGTGAGGTGCGCGAAGCCGACGAACGCCGCCGCCGGCGTCAGGCGGAAGAGACAATCCGGACTCAATTCAACCAGATCAGCACCATCTTCGACTCCCTCAACGCCCTGGTCTACGTAATGGATATCGACACCTGCCAGCTTCTCTACCTTAACAAATACGGCACCCAGCTTTTCGGCGAAGACTGGGAGGGACGTCGCTACGACGAGCTTATCCAGGGGGCCAACCCGCTCCCCTGCGACTTGTGCACCAACGACAAACTCCTGGAGGACGGCAAGGCGCTCCCCCCTTATATCTGGGAGTACCAGCACGTCACAAGCGGCCAGTGGTACCAGTGCATAGACAAGGCTATCCGCTGGACCGACGGCCGCCTCGTCCGGATGGAAATCGCCATCGACATCACCGAGCGCAAAGAGATGGAGCGGATGAAGGACGAGATGATTTCCGCCGTAAGCCACGAAATGCACACCCCCCTCACTGCCATGATGGGGTTTGCCGAATTCCTGATGGAAAACGACGTGGCCCGCGAACAGCAGATAAACTGCCTGCAAACCATCCACAAGGAAACCGAGCGCCTCAGTGAACTGATCAACAACTTCCTCCAACTCCAGAGGCTCAAGGCAAGCATGGTCAAGTTCAAGATCATGCCGGTGTCACTGGGGCTTCTGCTGGCCGACGCGGCCTCTCTCTATTCCGCGGCATCAAAAAAGCACCGCATCGTGGTGGAGTGCCCCACGGACCTGCCGCAGGTGCGCGGCAACGAGGAGCAGCTCTACCAGGTGGCCACCAATCTCATCTCCAACGCCATCAAGTACTCACCGGAAGAGGGGTCCGTCACCCTTGGCGGAAAGGCAGATGGCGACAAGGTGGTTATATGGGTAAGGGACGAGGGGATTGGCATCGCGCCGGAGTTGCAGGAAAAGATCTTCGAACGATTCTTCCGGGTCGACAACACCGACCGGCGCAAGGTGGGAGGGGCGGGCCTGGGGCTCACCCTCGTGCGGGAAATTGTGGCGGCCCACGGAGGAAGGGTCTGGGTGGAAAGCGCCCTCGGAGCGGGAAGCACCTTTTATGTGGCGCTCCCCGCGATACCATAA